One Microlunatus soli genomic window carries:
- the rpmF gene encoding 50S ribosomal protein L32: MAVPKRRMSRSNTRHRRSQWKTSAPTLVTCANPACREKHLPHTACPACGQYGPRGERRQVLAS; encoded by the coding sequence GTGGCCGTTCCGAAGCGTCGGATGTCCCGCAGCAACACCCGGCACCGCCGGTCGCAGTGGAAGACCTCCGCTCCCACCCTGGTCACCTGCGCCAATCCGGCTTGCCGGGAGAAGCACCTGCCGCACACCGCCTGCCCGGCCTGCGGTCAGTACGGTCCCCGCGGCGAACGCCGCCAGGTGCTGGCTTCCTGA
- the mutM gene encoding bifunctional DNA-formamidopyrimidine glycosylase/DNA-(apurinic or apyrimidinic site) lyase, translating to MPELPEVEVVRRGLDEALAGRTIAAVEVLHPRPVRRHPGGPADFAATLTGRTFDHPRRRGKYLWLPLTDGDAILAHLGMSGQFLVADAEIADAPNTRIRFSFTDGGPQVRFVDQRMFGGLSLAPDGAELPAEIAHIGLDPFDPAFVAVQVADRLRRKRTGLKRALLDQNVVSGIGNIYADEALWLARLHYARATEHTTRKQLVELLDAATAVMAAALGEGGTSFDELYVNVNGNSGYFDRSLNVYGREGEPCSRCGHAIRREAFMNRSSFRCPHCQRVPRHTHW from the coding sequence GTGCCGGAGCTTCCTGAGGTCGAGGTCGTCCGACGGGGTCTCGATGAAGCGCTCGCCGGCCGGACGATCGCGGCCGTCGAGGTGCTGCATCCGCGGCCCGTCCGACGCCATCCGGGCGGACCCGCCGACTTCGCCGCCACCCTCACCGGCCGTACCTTCGATCACCCCCGACGCCGCGGCAAGTATCTCTGGCTGCCGCTGACCGACGGCGACGCGATCCTTGCCCACCTGGGGATGAGCGGCCAGTTCCTGGTCGCCGACGCAGAGATCGCGGATGCACCGAACACCCGGATCCGCTTCAGTTTCACCGACGGCGGGCCGCAGGTCCGCTTCGTCGACCAGCGGATGTTCGGCGGCCTGTCGCTGGCACCCGACGGCGCAGAACTTCCCGCCGAGATCGCTCACATCGGCCTCGATCCGTTCGACCCGGCGTTCGTCGCGGTCCAGGTCGCCGATCGGCTGCGCCGCAAGCGGACCGGCCTGAAGCGGGCGCTGCTGGACCAGAACGTGGTCTCCGGGATCGGCAACATCTACGCCGACGAGGCACTGTGGCTAGCCCGGCTGCACTACGCCCGGGCGACCGAACACACCACCCGCAAGCAGCTGGTCGAGTTGCTCGACGCCGCCACCGCGGTGATGGCGGCCGCGCTCGGAGAAGGCGGCACCAGCTTCGACGAGCTGTACGTCAACGTGAACGGCAACAGCGGCTACTTCGACCGTTCGCTCAACGTCTACGGCCGCGAGGGCGAGCCCTGCTCGCGCTGCGGGCACGCGATCCGGCGGGAGGCGTTCATGAACCGCTCCTCCTTCCGTTGCCCGCACTGCCAACGGGTGCCCCGACACACACACTGGTGA
- the coaD gene encoding pantetheine-phosphate adenylyltransferase, translating to MADDEAQQPGNAQPRRAACPGSYDPATRGHLDIIARTARQFDVVHVLVGNNSSKTAIFTPRERVELLAEVCADIPGEIEVHLLDGLLVDYCTAQRIDCVVKGIRVAADFDFEMQMAQMNTAMSGVETLFLPAAARWSYVSSSLVRDIARFGGDFDQFVTPAIAARTRAKLATSGDG from the coding sequence GTGGCCGATGACGAGGCACAACAGCCGGGCAATGCGCAGCCACGGCGCGCGGCCTGCCCGGGATCGTACGATCCGGCGACCCGCGGTCACCTGGACATCATCGCGCGGACCGCGAGACAGTTCGACGTGGTGCACGTCCTGGTCGGCAACAACAGCAGCAAGACCGCGATCTTCACGCCCCGGGAGCGGGTCGAGTTGCTCGCCGAGGTGTGTGCAGACATCCCCGGTGAGATCGAGGTGCACCTGCTGGACGGGCTGCTCGTCGACTACTGCACCGCGCAGCGGATCGACTGCGTGGTGAAGGGGATCCGGGTCGCCGCCGACTTCGACTTCGAGATGCAGATGGCCCAGATGAACACGGCGATGAGTGGCGTGGAGACGCTGTTCCTGCCGGCAGCCGCACGGTGGTCGTACGTCTCGTCCAGTCTGGTCCGTGACATCGCCCGGTTCGGCGGTGACTTCGACCAGTTCGTCACCCCGGCGATCGCGGCCCGGACCCGGGCCAAGCTCGCAACATCGGGCGACGGTTGA
- the rsmD gene encoding 16S rRNA (guanine(966)-N(2))-methyltransferase RsmD, whose amino-acid sequence MSRIVAGSRRGRRLTTPPGDRTRPTSDRVREALFSIIASWAGTAGSGAEDQLAGLAFLDLYAGSGAVGLEAASRGATRVLMVESDRRTARIIGENIRELDVGAQVRTGRVEDVIGSPPPGEYDVIFLDPPYELNSARLSGQLATLLEQGWITDDALVVVERSARSEELTWPEDPADVWTKNYGETVLHFWQR is encoded by the coding sequence ATGAGCCGGATCGTTGCCGGCAGCCGGCGGGGACGTCGACTGACGACCCCACCGGGTGACCGGACCCGACCGACCAGTGACCGGGTCCGGGAGGCGTTGTTCTCGATCATCGCCTCCTGGGCCGGGACGGCCGGGTCAGGGGCGGAGGATCAGTTGGCCGGGTTGGCGTTCCTCGACCTGTACGCCGGGTCCGGGGCCGTCGGGTTGGAGGCGGCCAGCAGGGGAGCGACCCGGGTGCTGATGGTCGAGTCCGATCGGCGGACCGCCAGGATCATCGGCGAGAACATCCGCGAACTGGACGTCGGCGCCCAGGTCCGGACCGGACGGGTGGAGGACGTGATCGGCTCCCCACCGCCGGGTGAATACGACGTGATCTTCCTCGACCCGCCGTACGAGTTGAACTCGGCCCGGCTGAGCGGCCAGCTGGCGACCCTGCTGGAGCAGGGCTGGATCACCGACGACGCCCTGGTGGTCGTCGAGCGGTCCGCGCGGAGCGAGGAACTGACCTGGCCGGAGGATCCGGCCGACGTCTGGACCAAGAACTACGGCGAGACCGTGCTGCATTTCTGGCAGCGATGA
- a CDS encoding YceD family protein, which yields MDTAARSREPYSDLVIDTHDLGRGAGRMMQVQRTAEAPAELGIEVIGVPQGSPIELDLRLESVVEGVLVTGTADARLAGQCVRCLVDLTDETVVDFQELYVYPDKESEDTETEEEIRHLNGDLIDLEPVLRDSVVLDLPFQPLCRPDCLGLCPECGADLNADPEHGHQAPVDPRWSGLAAWPGEES from the coding sequence GTGGATACGGCAGCTCGCTCGAGGGAACCGTACTCGGATCTGGTGATCGACACCCACGATCTGGGCCGGGGAGCCGGGCGGATGATGCAGGTCCAGCGGACCGCGGAGGCGCCAGCGGAGCTGGGGATCGAAGTGATCGGGGTACCCCAAGGCTCACCGATCGAGTTGGATCTGCGACTCGAATCAGTGGTCGAGGGAGTGCTGGTGACAGGCACGGCCGATGCTCGGTTGGCGGGGCAGTGCGTTCGGTGCCTGGTGGACCTGACCGATGAGACGGTCGTGGACTTCCAGGAGCTGTACGTCTATCCCGACAAGGAGTCCGAGGACACCGAGACCGAGGAAGAGATCAGGCACCTGAATGGTGATCTGATCGATCTCGAACCGGTGCTGCGCGACTCCGTTGTGCTCGACCTGCCGTTCCAGCCGCTGTGCCGGCCGGATTGTCTGGGTCTGTGTCCCGAGTGCGGGGCTGATCTGAACGCCGATCCGGAGCACGGTCACCAGGCCCCGGTCGATCCTCGGTGGTCAGGTCTCGCGGCATGGCCGGGCGAAGAGTCCTGA
- the rnc gene encoding ribonuclease III encodes MAEQPNSTAHPEHPGAFEVLAELGITIDPGLLDRALTHRSYAYEQGGLPTNERLEFLGDSVLGLVVTEHLFSTNPDMSEGQLAKLRAAVVNSRALAEVARGLDLGSLVKLGRGEETTGGRDKSSILADTTEAVIGAVFVAEGIDSARRFVHHLFDPVMAEVATLGAGLDWKTSLQELCSLNGLPAPQYVVTETGPDHAKTFTARVLIDGKQYDPGVGHNKKEAEQKAAASAFNELRTAVEQPLDEVGALVAAADEAAAEPGSGAGAS; translated from the coding sequence TTGGCAGAGCAGCCGAATTCCACAGCGCACCCGGAACACCCGGGAGCCTTCGAGGTGCTGGCAGAGCTCGGGATCACCATCGATCCCGGGCTCCTTGATCGTGCCCTGACCCACCGTTCGTACGCCTACGAGCAGGGTGGTCTGCCCACCAACGAACGGCTGGAGTTCCTCGGCGACTCGGTGCTGGGGCTGGTGGTGACCGAACATCTGTTCAGCACCAACCCGGACATGAGCGAGGGCCAATTGGCCAAGCTCCGCGCCGCGGTCGTCAATTCCCGTGCGTTGGCCGAGGTCGCCCGTGGGCTCGACCTCGGCTCCCTGGTCAAACTGGGACGCGGCGAGGAGACCACCGGTGGCCGAGACAAGTCCTCGATCCTGGCCGACACCACCGAAGCCGTGATCGGCGCCGTCTTCGTCGCCGAGGGCATCGACAGCGCCCGCCGCTTCGTGCACCATCTCTTCGACCCGGTGATGGCCGAGGTCGCCACCCTGGGCGCCGGCCTGGACTGGAAGACCAGTCTGCAGGAGCTGTGCTCGCTGAACGGGCTGCCGGCGCCGCAGTACGTGGTGACCGAGACCGGTCCCGATCACGCCAAGACCTTCACCGCCCGGGTACTGATCGACGGCAAGCAGTACGACCCCGGCGTCGGTCACAACAAGAAGGAAGCCGAGCAGAAGGCCGCGGCCAGCGCCTTCAACGAGCTCCGCACCGCCGTCGAACAGCCGCTGGACGAGGTCGGTGCCCTGGTGGCAGCCGCCGACGAGGCAGCCGCCGAACCCGGATCCGGTGCCGGAGCTTCCTGA
- a CDS encoding winged helix-turn-helix transcriptional regulator yields MTRRILDHIGDRWTVLIVGALGDGDARFSELRRRVEGVSQKMLPQTLRGLERDGLVRRTGPPRSPE; encoded by the coding sequence GTGACCAGACGCATCCTCGATCACATCGGCGACCGGTGGACCGTCCTCATCGTGGGCGCGCTCGGTGACGGCGACGCCCGGTTCTCCGAGCTTCGACGGCGGGTCGAGGGGGTCTCGCAGAAGATGCTGCCCCAGACGCTGCGCGGCCTCGAACGCGACGGACTTGTCCGCCGCACGGGTCCTCCCCGAAGTCCGGAGTGA